A single Staphylococcus sp. NRL 16/872 DNA region contains:
- a CDS encoding type I toxin-antitoxin system Fst family toxin, which yields MFSIIFVSLIAPIIVGVILTLFSYWLNKRDR from the coding sequence ATGTTCAGCATCATATTTGTATCTTTAATAGCTCCTATAATAGTAGGGGTTATACTCACGCTATTTTCTTATTGGCTAAATAAGCGTGATAGATAA
- a CDS encoding ABC transporter permease, which produces MGTLINQELYKIFKKKSSIIIPIIIFILMIAMAVLSNNYEDILKPESQFKQGYTGFSWIFFLMIIQAATIITMEFHYGTIKNLLYRNYSRMSIILSKFSALFIYSLVLFIVTTLISLGLKLVLFSDMDILKQSGDNLSLLQEHLLTALATYIGMWLILSLTLLISCLLKSPGVSIAVGIVFYFASSVISGILFAAIAQWEWLKWNPINMLNLSTQVLDNEVFKKMTKLELHELYIGNIVYIIIFLALVIFAFKKKNV; this is translated from the coding sequence ATGGGCACTTTAATTAATCAAGAACTTTATAAGATATTTAAAAAGAAATCATCCATTATTATCCCAATTATAATATTTATTCTAATGATTGCTATGGCAGTTTTAAGTAATAATTATGAAGATATACTTAAGCCAGAATCACAGTTCAAACAAGGGTATACAGGATTTTCTTGGATCTTCTTCTTAATGATTATTCAAGCAGCAACCATAATCACTATGGAATTTCACTATGGTACAATTAAGAACTTACTTTATAGAAACTACTCAAGAATGAGTATTATTTTAAGTAAATTTAGCGCTTTATTTATTTATTCATTAGTATTATTTATTGTTACTACTTTGATAAGCTTAGGTTTAAAATTAGTGCTATTTTCTGATATGGATATTTTAAAACAATCTGGTGACAATTTATCACTGTTACAAGAGCACTTGTTAACTGCTTTAGCTACTTATATTGGTATGTGGTTAATATTGAGTTTAACATTATTAATTTCTTGCCTTTTAAAATCACCAGGTGTTTCGATTGCTGTAGGAATTGTCTTCTACTTTGCTTCTTCTGTTATTTCAGGCATACTCTTTGCGGCAATTGCTCAATGGGAATGGTTAAAATGGAATCCTATCAACATGTTAAATTTAAGTACACAAGTATTAGATAACGAAGTATTCAAAAAAATGACTAAACTAGAGTTACATGAACTATATATTGGGAACATTGTTTATATTATTATCTTTTTAGCATTAGTTATTTTCGCTTTTAAAAAGAAAAATGTATAA